GAACGATACTCTTCCTCCCGCCGTTCGCAAACTGATAGACGATAACGGTCTAAATCCGGTGTCCATTTCCGGCACCGGCAAAAACGGACAAATCACGAAAGAAGACGTACTCAGCGCGATCGCTAATAAGCAATCGGCAACTGCGACTTCTTCCGCTCCGGCTAAGTCGGCTCCTAGTCCGGAAATTCCGAAAGCGATTCCTGCCGCTTCTCGTGGAGATCTTCCGAGAGAAAACGTCGTCCCTATGACCAAACTCCGCCAGACCATCGCCAATCGCTTGGTCTCGGCACAGCATAATGCGGCTCACCTTACCACTTTCAACGAAGTGGACATGGGTGCGGTCATGGATCTACGCAATAAGTACAAGGATAAGTTTAAGGACGCTCATAATGTGGGCTTAGGCTTCATGAGCTTTTTCACCAAGGCTGTGATCGGGGCTCTTAAACATGTCCCTGCGATCAACGCCGAAATCCGAGGCACGGATATCGTTTATAAGAATTATTACGATATAGGCGTCGCGGTGGGCGGACCCAAAGGACTCGTGGTTCCTATTGTTAGGGATGCGGATCTTCTTTCCTTCGCGCAGATCGAATCTGAGATCGTGAGACTCGCCAATAAGGTGAAGGACGGAAAAATCGACCTTTCCGATATGGAAGGCGGAACCTTTACTATCTCCAACGGAGGGATCTACGGTTCCATGATGTCCACTCCTATTCTCAACCCTCCTCAGAGCGGTATTTTGGGACTTCATAATATCGTAAAACGCGCCGTCGTAGTTAACGATCAAATCGTGATCCGTCCTATGATGTATGTCGCTCTATCTTACGACCACCGAATCGTGGACGGAAAAGAGGCGGTGACTTTCCTGGTGAAAGTGAAAGAAGCGATCGAGGATCCGACTCGCCTTCTTTTGGATGTCTAAGGATTAGAGGCTTCAATGGCGGAACAATACGACGTATTAGTTATAGGATCCGGACCGGGGGGATACGTAAATGCGATCCGGTCCGCGCAACTCGGACTGAAAACCGGAATTATAGAAAAAAGAAAAACCTTGGGAGGCACCTGCTTGAACGTGGGTTGTATTCCTTCCAAGGCCCTATTGGATTCTTCGGAAGAATACCACAAGGTCTTGCATAAGGCTCAGGATCACGGAATCGGAGTCGGTAAAGTCACTCTAGACTTGAACAAGCTCATGGACCGCAAGAATAACGTGGTCAAAGAAGTTACCGATGGGGTCGACTACCTTATGAAGAAGAACAAAATCACTCGTTACGAGGGTTTTGGAAAACTTCTCGGCGACGGGCAAGTGGAAGTCGCTTTGAACGACGGCAAGAAGGAAGTCCTTTCCGCAAAGCATATCGTTTTGGCTACTGGTTCCGTTCCCATAGATATTCCTAGCCTACCCGTGGACGGTAAGACGATTATCACTTCCGACCATGCGATCGATCTGAGAGCCGTCCCTAAAAAATTAGTCGTGATCGGCGCAGGAGTGATCGGTCTGGAATTAGGTTCCGTTTGGTCCAGACTCGGTGCGGAAGTTACGGTAGTGGAACTTCTCCCCGGATTACTTCCCAATACGGATAAGTCCTTCGGTAATCTTCTGCAAAGAAGCTTAGAGGGGCAGGGATTCCAGTTCTTATTCGAGCATAAGGTTCTAGGCGCTACCGCCTCCAAAGGCGGGGCCAAAGTCAAGATCGCCGCTCCGGATGGAAAAGAATCCGAATTGGATGCGGACGTGGTTCTTGTCGCAGTAGGAAGACGTCCTTTTATAGAAGGGATCGGATTGGATACTGCAGGGGTCGAACTAACGGAAAGAAAGAGAATCAAAACGGATTCTCATTTTAAAACCAATGTTCCGGGCATATACGCGATCGGAGACGTGATCGACGGTCCGATGCTTGCTCATAAAGCCGAAGAAGAAGGCGTTGCCTTGGCGGAATTGATCGCGGGACAGTCCGGTCACGTGAATTACGCTGCGGTTCCCAATGTCATTTATACCTGGCCGGAAATGGCCTGGGTCGGAAAAGGCGAAGAAGAATTGAAAGCCGCCGGTATCGAATACAAGACCGGCAAATCCTTATTCAAGCCGAACGCAAGAGCCAAGGCTATGAACGAGGCGGAAGGCCAAGTCAAAATTTTAGCGGATAAAAAAACGGATAAGGTTTTAGGAGCGTTTGTGTTCGGTCCTAGAGCCTCCGATATGATCGCAGAATTGGCGGTCGCAGTGGAATTCGGGGCTTCTGCGGAAGACATAGCTCGTTCTTTCCACGCGCATCCTACTCTGGCCGAGGTCATAAAAGAAGCGGCGATGGCCGTGGATAAGTGGGCGATTCACGCTTAAGGGGAGATTCCTGGAATGAAAATCGAACAACTCATGGCATTATACGGAGAGAACGGAGCGCTTCTCGAAGAACTTTACGAAAAGTTTAAGAAGGATCCGAATTCTCTGGACCGGGACTGGACCCTCTTCTTCCAAGAAGTGGAAACCAACGGCGTTTACCCTCAGAACGGAACCAACGGAAACGGGAACGGCAAGAGCGCCGTATCTACTTCCTTTACCGACGCTCAGGCGGGTTCCATCAGAGAGATGGGGATCATCAACCTTCTCAACGCCTATCGGAGGCAAGGACACTTAGCTGCAAAGTTGGATCCTCTCGGAATTTCCCAACCCAACCGCAAGTTCATAGATTCTAAATTGGGAAATCTGACTCCTACGGACTTGGATACGGTAGTCGACACCCAGAATCCTTCTCTAGGTCGTGCGAAACTGAAAGACGTAGTGGCTTGGTTTGAAAAAGCATACTGTAGCACCGTAGGTTACGAGCAATACTATCTAGTAAACGACGAAGAGAGAGAATGGCTCCAAAACCAGATCGAATCCGCAGAGTTCCATGCTCCTCTTCCTAAGAGCGTTCGCCTTAGAGTCTTCGAAAAGCTTTTCCAAGCCGACCATCTCGAAACCTTCCTTGCTAAGAAATACGTAGGTAAGAAGCGCTTCTCCCTGGAAGGAGGAGAGAGCATGATTCCCATGCTGGATACGATCGTGGAAGAAGCCGGCCGTTTCAAAATGGACGGACTCGTGATCGGAATGGCTCACAGGGGACGTTTGAACGTACTAGTGAACGTGATCGAGAAGCCTGCGTCCTTGGTATTCGCCGAGTTCGAGGAAAAATCCGATAAGGGCGCTCAGAATTACGCGGACGTAAAATACCATTTGGGTTATTCCAATAGCAAAATGACCGCCAGCGGTAAGGAAGTGAAGCTTTCTTTAGCGTTTAACCCGAGCCACTTGGAAGCGGTGAATCCGGTCGTCACTGGATCCGTACGTGCCCGCCAAGAGCAGTACGGAGACCAGGACAGATCCAAGTTCATGCCGATTACCATTCACGGGGACGCGGCATTCGCGGGTCAGGGCGTGGTCGCGGAGACCATCAACCTGATGAATCTGGACGGGTATACGACAGGCGGAACCTTCCATATCGTTATCAATAACCAAATCGGGTTTACGACTCTTCCTAACGAGTCCCGGTCCACGTTATATGCCACCGATTTGGCCAAAGGATACCAGATCCCGATCGTTCACGTGAACGGAGACGATCCGGAAGCCGTTTATCGAGTCACAAAACTCGGAATGGAATATCGCCAAAAGTTCAAGAAAGACTTCATCATCGATTTGATCTGTTACCGACGATTGGGCCATAACGAGACGGACGAACCCGCATTCACTCAGCCTAAGATGTATTCCATCATTAAGAGTCATCCTACCACCGCTCAGATCTACGAAAGAAAGCTGATCGCGGACGGAGATATCAGCGCCGAAGAATTGGATTTTATCAAGAACGGTTCCGCTCAAGGACTCGAGGATTCTTTCCAAAGAGCCAAAGAGCAGGACATTAAAATGAAAGTCGATACTATGCAAGGTGTTTGGGCGAAATATTCCAAAGAGCCTTTGGATAGCGGCACGGCGACTTCCCTCTTGGCCGAACAAATAGACCGGATCGTTAAAGCGATTACCACGGTTCCTGCAGGCTTCACTCCGAACGCCAAACTCGTAAAACTTCTGCAAAGCCGTAAGGAAATGGCGGAAGGTAAGATTCCTTTGGATTACGGAATGGCGGAGGCACTTTCTTTCGGTTCTATTCTGGAGAACGGATTCAGAGTTCGTCTTTCCGGGCAGGACAGCCAGAGGGGAACTTTCTCCCATAGACATGCGGTTCTTGTGGATATAAACGACGGATCCAAGTATATAGGACTCAATCATATCTCCGAGAAGCAAGCGAAGGCGGAAGTGGTGAATTCTTCTCTTTCCGAATTCTCCGTTCTAGGTTTCGAATACGGCTATTCTCTCTCCGATCCGAGCGCTCTCGTTCTTTGGGAAGCGCAGTTCGGGGACTTTGCAAATAATACTCAGGTGATTTTCGACCAATTTCTTTCCAGCTCGGAAGTGAAATGGCAGAGAATGTCGGGACTCGTGGTTCTTCTTCCTCACGGATACGAAGGGCAGGGACCGGAGCATAGTTCCGGAAGAATAGAAAGGTTCCTACAACTCTGCGCGGATAATAATATGCAGGTGGCAAACTGTACCAATGCGGCTCAGTATTTCCACCTTCTCCGCAGACAGATCCTCAGGAATTTCCGTAAACCTCTCATTATCTTCACTCCTAAATCGCTTCTTCGTTTTCCGGGGGCATTGTCTCCGATCGAGGATCTGCTTAAGGGAGCCTTCCGCGAAGTTCTTCCCGATTCGGGGGACCTGAAAGCGGACAAAGTGGAGAAGGTGATTTTCAGCTTCGGAAAGGTATATTACGATCTTCTCAAGTATCGCGACGAGAATAAAGTGCAAAACACCGCTCTCATTCGCGTCGAGCAAGTGTATCCTTTCCCCGGTGCTGCGATTCAGGAAGTTCTGAAGACCTATAAAAACGCCAAGAATTTCGTTTGGTGTCAGGAAGAGCCTAAGAATCAAGGTGCATGGACTTTCGTAAGGGATCGCATGGAAGAAGTGTTACCTTCTTCCTCCAAACTGAAATACGCGGGAAGAAAAGAATCCGCAAGCCCTGCGGCGGGCCATATGAAGGTTCACGCTCAAGAGCAGGAACAACTCGTTTCCGACGCGTATTCAGCCTAAGCGATTAGATGTCGAATAACGTAGGAGAACCGGTCCTACTCGCTCTAATCTTTGCGGATAGGGTGATAACCGAGGATAACGGGAAAAAAGGGATCCTAGGAACTTTCACAAAGTTCTTCGCTCAGCAATTTCCCGTGGTCTTTCCTCCTTGGGGGATCTATGTATGCGTTACGAATCTGACTCCGGGGGATCATGAATTTTCCCTGGAGTTGGAGCACGCGGATACCGGCGAAAAGGTCCTAGGCGTGGGAGGAAATATCCGGGTCAATAACGGGGCCGAACCGGTCGAAATCACCATCCCAATTCCTCATGCCGTATTTCCGAAAGAGGGTCGTTATATTCTTCTTTTAAAGATAGGCTCCGAAATCGTGGGGAGTCGACCTCTCTGGGTGGATAAGCTTCCTTAAATTCCGCTCTTATACAAGATCCGGTCAAAAATTAATTTACATATATCGCCTGTCCTCAAGACGAAACTTCCTTTTGACATCAAAATGCCAATTTTGTCTTGATTTCGGTATTCGCCAACTGTAGTCTATTGGTCCGTAATTAAGGAACCCTTATATTACGAAAGTATCGGAAATCCAAGGGCAGGCGTATGAATCTTTCCGAAAGAGAGTTTTCGGACTTAATCGTAGAAAATTCCCAAGACGCTTTCATTATACTTTCGCAGGACGGGATGATTCGTTTCTGGAACCAAGGAGCCGAGTCTCTTTTCGGTTATTCGAGATCCGAAGTCAAGGATCATTTGATGGACGAGATTCTGATCCCCGAAGGCGCATTCTATACGAATACTGCGGAGATCATCCGCCAAACATTAGTTAAAGGAATATTCTCCTACGAATGTTCCTGTAAGAGAAAGGACGGTTCCCTGGTTCTTGTGGATTCTCTCGCCAAGTCCGTTCGGAATGAAGAGAGCGGAGAATCTTTCATCTCCCTGGTAAAGAGAGATATTACTTTGAATAAAGCTTTGAGGGACGCTAAGTTGATCGAAGCCAGATTCAAGGGAATCTTAGAGTCCTTACCGGATTCCATAGTGATGGTGAACGACACGGGAAGCATCGTTTTCGTAAACGAACAGGCGTTGAGAATGTTCGAATACGAGCGGGAGGAACTTTTAGGTAAAGCGATAGAAGTCCTGCTTCCAGAACGTTTCCGAGAGAATCATATCCTACACAGAACCAAATATTTTTCCCAACTCCGAACCAGATCCATGGGTGTAGGTTTGGAACTTTTCGGTAGGAGATCCAACGGTACGGAATTCCCGGTGGAAATCAGTTTGAGCCCTTATCAAACGGAGGAAACTACCCTAGTCCTAAGCGCTATCCGGGATATCCGGGAAAGAATCAAGGCCGAGGCGAAGTTTAGAGGCTTATTGGAATCCGCCCCCGATGCGGTAGTGATCGTAAATCGGGAAGGAAAGATCGTACTCATCAATTCTCAGACCGAAAAATTATTCGGATACCCTAGAGAAGAACTCCTACAAAAGTCCGTGGAGGTTTTGATTCCGGTTCGTTATCGCGAGACCCACTCCAAGAATCGCACCGGTTTTTTCTTCGATCCCAAGGTGCGGGGAATGGGAAGCGGATTGGAATTGTACGGATTGAGAAAGGACGGGAGCGAATTTCCGGTGGAGATCAGCTTAAGTCCTTTGGAGACCGAGGAAGGAATCCTGGTCTCCAGTTCCATCCGGGATATCACCGAAAGAAAAGCTCAGGAAGAATTTCGTAGAGCAGCATTAGAAGAACAGAATAAAAGAATCCAGGAGACTGCCCGTCTCAAAAGCGAATTTCTCGCGAACATGTCCCATGAACTACGTACCCCGTTGAACGGAATTATCGGATTCTCCGAACTCTTATCTGACGAAAGACCGGGATCTTTGAATTCCAAACAGAAGGAATATTTGTCGGATATATTGAATAGCGCCAATCATCTTTTGAAATTGATCAACGACGTGTTGGATTTGGCGAAAGTCGAATCCGGAAAGATGGAATTGTTTCCAGAGGAACTTTCCCTCAGGACGGCTATCAAGGAAGTATCTTCGGTCCTTAGTCCTTTCGTAAAGAAGAAGAGGATAAGTATTTCGGTCGAGGTGGCCAACGAGGCGGATTCCGTCCACTGGGATCACCAAAAGATCAAACAGATTCTCTATAATATTCTATCGAATGCGGTCAAGTTCAGTCATGATACGGGCGATGTGCGCGTATTCATAGATTCGGCGGCCGATAACCGAATCCGGATGAGATTCGAGGACGACGGAATCGGTATACGAAGAGAGGACCAAGGAAAACTTTTCGTCGAATTTCAACAGATCGACAGCGGGGCGAATCGCCAATACCAGGGGACAGGCTTGGGATTAGCTCTTACTAAACGAATCGTGGAACTCATGGGAGGGACGATCGAAATGGAAAGCGAATTAGGAAAAGGCTCCGTTTTTACGATACTTTTGCCTAGAACTACGCCGGAGAACGGGAGATGATATGCTCGCTAAAGTTCTCGTTGTGGACGACAATCCGGTGAATTTAAAACTAGCCTGCGAATTATTAGAGATGGAAGGATTTCTCGTAGCTAGAGCGACTAACGCGGAAGAGGCCATCGGGGCCGTTTATGCTGAGTTTCCCGATCTCATTCTGATGGATTTGGAGTTGCCAGGGACGGACGGATTGAGTCTGACTCGAATATTTAAAGGGGATGAAAAAACGAGGAGAATTCCAATCGTCGCGATCACCGCTTTCGCTATGAAGGGAGACGCTCAAAAAGCCTACGCTGCCGGCTGCGACGGTTATATAACGAAACCGATAGACACCCGCAAGTTTACGAAGCAGATATCCGATTTCCTAAGGGGAGATACTTTATGATCATTCTGATTGTGGACGATAGTTTTCAAAATCGTAAGCTTCTTGCGGCCCAATTGGAAAGAGAAGACCGCAAAATTCTGACCTCTGCAAACGGAGTGGAGGCTTTGGAAATACTGGAAAAAATGGAGGTGGATCTCATCATTTCGGACATTCTGATGCCTCAAATGGACGGATACCAATTTTGTTCCAACGTTAAGCAGAATGAGAAATGGAAAAGCATCCCTTTCATAATCTATACCGCAACATACACGTCTTCCTCCGACGAAAAGTTATCCTTCGATCTCGGGGCGGATGCTTTTATTAAGAAACCCGCCTCTTCCAAATTCATAGAGGAAACCTTGGAAAAGCTTTTAAAGAATCCCAGACCTAGCCGCGCTCCTAAAGCTTTGGCTTTGGATCCGGGGCCGATGAAACAATACAATCACCGATTGGTGGAAAAGTTGGAGGAGAAGAATTACGAGCTTCTTAGGCGTAGCGAAGAACTCGGCATGGAAATCGAAGAGAGAATAAAAGCCGAAACGTTAACGAAAGAGAGCGAGAAGCTCTTCGAAGAATTGACCGAGGCGATCCGTGAAGTCTTTTGGATGACCAGTGTCTCTAAGAATGAGATCGTTTATATTAGCAGGGGATATGAGGAAATATGGGGCAGATCCAGGCAAAGTCTATACGATAATCCCATTTCTTGGTTGGAATCGGTTCATCCCGACGATCGGGACCGGGTATTCACAAACTCTAAAGAAAAGCAGATCAATGGAGAATACAAAGAGGAATATAGAATTATACGTCCGGACGGACAGTTGCGTTGGATCAGCGATCGCGCCTTCCCCGTCAGGAACGAAAAAGGAGAAGTCGTAAGAGTCGCAGGAATCGCCGAGGATATTACCGAGAAAAAGATCAAGGAAGAGCAACTCAAGGAAGCGGAGATCAAGAAGTCGGAGTTGGAAAGCCAATTGATTCAAGCTCAAAAATTGGAGAGTCTAGGAACTCTTGCGAGCGGAATCGCTCACGATTTCAATAATATTCTTTCTATCATCATGGGTCATACCTCCGTCTTGAGTTTAAATCGGGAGAATCCGGAAAAATTCACTCAACATGTATTCGCGCTTCAAAAGGCGGCGGAGAGAGGGGCGTCCCTTGTTCGTCAGTTATTGACCTTCGCCCGTAAGACGGAATTTCGCTTGGAGTTCCTGCATCTGAATGATATCATATTAGAGATTGTTAAATTGATTTCTCAGACTTTTCCTAAGAATCTGGTGCTGGAACTGGATCTGAAGGAGAATCTTCCCAAATTAAAGATGGATTCGAATCAAATCCATCAGGTAATCCTGAATCTATGTGTAAACGCACGAGACGCCATGCCGAAGGGAGGTAAACTCAGGATAGAGACTTCGGAAACCGATTTTAGGGAAATAAAAGCCGGGTATTCCAAGAGCAAGGCGGATCGTTACGTACTGCTGAGAATTACGGATAACGGATCCGGAATGGACGAGAAGATTAAGAATCGGATTTTCGAACCTTTCTTTACCACAAAGGAAATCGGAAAAGGAACCGGATTGGGACTCGCACTCGCCTATAGCGTTATAGAAAATCATAAGGGTTGGATCGAGGTGAAATCAGCGTTAGGCGAAGGCACCAGTTTTTCCATTTTTCTACCGGTGCAAAAAGATAAGACGGAACTTACGATTAAATCTCAGCTTTCGGAGGAGGGGGCAGCCGATTCCGGAGGCGATGAGGTCATTCTTCTCATAGAAGACGAGGATCTTTTGCGGGATATGCTTTTCTCACTTCTCGAATCGAAAGGATATAAGGTTCATACTGCAAAGGACGGGGAAGAAGGTTTGGAAAAATTCCTGATCCACCATTCCGAAATACGTTTGGTTTTTACCGATTTGGGACTTCCCAAGTTAGGAGGGGAAGAGGTGGTAAAGCGAATCCGTGCGATTCACTCTTCCGTCAAAATCATTCTCGCCAGCGGTTTCATCGAGCCTGGAATAAAATCCTCCTTGGAGGATCTAGGGGTGAATTTGTTCCTACAAAAACCGTATATGGGAAACGATGTGCTGACCGGAATTCGATCGGTTCTAGACGAGGATTAGATTTCCGAAGGGGTATGCGATGCGGCCGTTCTCGGCCGCATTTTTTCAAATATTTGGAAAATTCTTTCCGTTCGAAATAAAATATTGATCTGTGTAGCGATTGCTACAGTTTTGGCTTCATTCTAAGTGAAAATGAGAAATCCCAATGGCCCAATCCCGACTTTTGCAGGTCCTGACCTGGAGGCTGGAACTGTTTACCCATACGGTTCCTGTTCCGTTCGCAGTATATTTTTCCGCAGTTACCGGTTCCCTTTATTCCCTGGAGGAATATCTATCCATGGGAGTAGCGGCTACGATAGCGGCCACGGCAATGTTGCTCGGAGCTTTTTATTTAAGGTACGTGCGTTTGAAAAAAGCCGCGTATTTGGAAGACGTTAGTTCGGTCGATCCGATATCGCTCGTCTCCGCTAAATCGATCTATATCACTCAACCGGTTTACGAATCATTTATCATCGTGGGTAGATGGTTATTTGGTGTCCTTCTTGCTCATTGGATCGTATATCTAATTCTAGGGTATAAGCCTAATTTGATCGCTACGATTCCGGCCCTATGCCTAGGGATTATTCCGATTTCGTTTATTAGCTATTTATTCATTACTGAATATTCGGTAAGACCAGCGTTGAACGAGGGAAAGTTCAGGGAGGTCGAGGCTAAGACTAGATTATTCTTTCCTTATTCCAAGCGACTTTTGGTGGTCGTGATGGCGATGATCTCCATGCCTTTCAGTCTTTTAGGGTATATGCTCTATGCTACGGTGGACGGGAGAATACGTTTGGAAAATCCACTTTTGCATTTGGGAATCATGGCTCTTCTTTTTTCCGTGCCCCTGGTGTTTACAGCTTGGATAGTGACCGAAGCGATCCGCAGTCGCCTGTCCTCCGTAACGGGTTTTTTGGAGGAAGTGGGAGAAGGGAACTTCGATCTGAAGATTTTGCCTTCTTCTTTGGACGAATTCGGTAAGCAAGAAGCGAGGATCGGCAGAGTAGTCGAAAGACTGAAAGGATTATATGAAGAAATCCAGATGCTAAACGAAGGGCTGGAATCCAAAGTCGCGGAAAGAACCAGGCAATTGCAGGATACAGCCGACCGATTGAGCAAAAGCCTAGACGAGATTCAAGCTTTGAAATTGGGTCAAGACGGAGATTATTTTTTAACTTCTCTTCTGACGGAACCGTTGCATTCCATATACTTGCAAGATTCGGAATATTCTATACGTTCTATCACGGTTCAGAAGAAGAAATTCCATTATAAACAGAAGGAAAGGCAGATAGGCGGGGATATTTCTATCGCGCATTCTATCCGGCTAAGAGGTAAATCGTATCTCGCCTTTGTGAATGCGGATGCTATGGGAAAATCCCTACAAGGAGCGGTAGGTGCGATCATTCTGGGGTCTATTTCTCGCTCGATGATCGAAAGGACTCCCGCTTTATATCGCAATGTGTGGCCGGAAAGATGGCTCAAAAATTGGTTTTTGGAACTCCAGAAAGTTTTCGAAGCATTCGACGGATCCCTAATGGCTTCCGCCGTATTGGGTCTCATCGACGAGGCACGGGGAGTCTTGTACTATATCAATTGCGAGCACCCGTCTCCGGTTCTCTACCGAGACGGAGTCGCGTCCTTTCTGGAGCCGAAGGAGAAATATTTTAAAATCGGACACTCCGGAATCGGACGCAACGTTCATATAGAATTGTTCCAATTGAAACCGGGAGACGTACTGCTTTCCGGTTCGGATGGAAGAGATGATCTTTTGATCGATTCGGAAATCGATCCGGACGATCGTAGATTTTTGGTCGTTGTGGAGAAGGCGAAGGCGGATTTGGAACTTGCCTACGAAATTCTTAGAAAGGAGGGGGAAATCACAGACGATTTATCCTTACTTAGAATAGAAGCCCCTAAAAAGTCGGGCCTCGCTTCCGAGATTCACGTTCAGGATTCGGAGAATGACGGTCGTTCGTCTAAAACTGTTTCTCTGCAGGAATGTAGAAGATTGGCTTTGGAATACTCTTCGGGAAAAAATTACGGAAAGGCGGGAGAGTTAGGACTGAAATACCTGCAAAGGCGTCCAACGGATACGGATTTTTTGTTCGTAGTAAGTAAGTTTCTACGTAAGTCGGGAAAGATCGTGCTTTCCATAGACTTAAGCGAGAGATATAGAATGCGAAATCCTCAGGATCCGGAGAATCTTTTACATCTTGCAGAGATGTACGCATCTAAAAATCGATTAGAACGTTCCTTTCAGTTGCTTGCGGAGGCGAATACATTCTCTCCCGATCATCCTAGAGCTAAGAAATTATCGGAACTACTCGTGGAAAAAAGCCAGGCTCTTTCGGAAACCGCCGGAGATCGTAGGATGTTACGGTGAGGCAAGAGATTGTCCGTTAGTTTGCAGTGTCGGGCATGGTTTGGATTGTTCGAATGGCTCGGAAAACGAAGTAAACATGCGGGACAGAGAAGAGGAAACCGACTAACAATAAAATTACGGTGCTTACGATATCCGGTCTTTCCCAATCCTTATCTATAACGGGAAGATCGGAAATATCACTATCCGGAACCGACTCTTGCAGTGATTGGAAGATTTTTTCTGAATATAGATCCTTCGCCTTTTTCTGTAAGAAACCGGCAATTTTAGGTTCGATGCGAGGAGAATCCGGAATGTCTTCTGCCCGAGAGAATTCCTTTGTCATCACAATGAAGCTCGGTTTAGGACTATTTTCACTCCTCTCTTTTAAGGCCTTTAGTTCGCTTTCGGGAAAAGCCAAATAATAAGCGGAATCAATCTTTTGATTCAATTTGTTTCCGCTTTCTTTTTCGATCTTTTCCCTTTCTCTCTCATTATATGTCAATACAGAATAATGTCTTCCCCCGTTGATGTGACTCTCCACGGACACGAAGCGATTGTCTTGTGAGGAATCGAAATCGATATTTGTGGCTGACAATCGGTCGGGATGTTTTTGGGTGAGCATGAGATCTTTCAGATTGAAAGTCCCGAATATGCCCGCCAGATAACAGAACATAAATATATTGGACCAGAATGCGAATTTCAGATACTTCCATTTTTGGATGAAGTTGAGAATTGCAAACGGAGTCAATTGAACGAATACTCTCCAGGCTGCGATCTTGCTCACGGTAATAAGCGGTAAAAGAAAACTGACGATGAGGGCGAGTATAAAACATATTATGAATAAGATATTTAGAATGTTTGCCATCGTATACACAATAAGGATCCATTGTTCGCCGCTACTTAACGAAAAGTAAATTCTTTTAATGTTAAAAAGTCGGACTCTCTATGACTATGGGGGATCCCATGGAGTTAGGGTAAGGGTTCCTGATCGCGCGGATTTTTCGAAGAAGATTTCTTTCGGTAGGTGGAGTCGACGGCTGCAAAGGATTTCCATGTGGAGAATATGTTGAGAGGCGCAAATAAGCAGCCGATACAGAACAAAAATATGGAGAAATCGAAAGTAGGTCTTTCTTTTCCTTCCGTTAATACCGGTAAGGCGGAAATATCGTAGCGGAAGCTTTTATCTTTCAGTAATTCATAGACATTTTGAG
The sequence above is a segment of the Leptospira wolffii serovar Khorat str. Khorat-H2 genome. Coding sequences within it:
- the odhB gene encoding 2-oxoglutarate dehydrogenase complex dihydrolipoyllysine-residue succinyltransferase gives rise to the protein MSIEIKVPEMGESITEATIANWVKKEGERVEQDEVLVELETDKVTMEVPAPSAGVLQKINKKPGETVKIKEVIGLIDPSASAKSTPTASTPSPTNTTAPTTASAGVQNDTLPPAVRKLIDDNGLNPVSISGTGKNGQITKEDVLSAIANKQSATATSSAPAKSAPSPEIPKAIPAASRGDLPRENVVPMTKLRQTIANRLVSAQHNAAHLTTFNEVDMGAVMDLRNKYKDKFKDAHNVGLGFMSFFTKAVIGALKHVPAINAEIRGTDIVYKNYYDIGVAVGGPKGLVVPIVRDADLLSFAQIESEIVRLANKVKDGKIDLSDMEGGTFTISNGGIYGSMMSTPILNPPQSGILGLHNIVKRAVVVNDQIVIRPMMYVALSYDHRIVDGKEAVTFLVKVKEAIEDPTRLLLDV
- the lpdA gene encoding dihydrolipoyl dehydrogenase; this translates as MAEQYDVLVIGSGPGGYVNAIRSAQLGLKTGIIEKRKTLGGTCLNVGCIPSKALLDSSEEYHKVLHKAQDHGIGVGKVTLDLNKLMDRKNNVVKEVTDGVDYLMKKNKITRYEGFGKLLGDGQVEVALNDGKKEVLSAKHIVLATGSVPIDIPSLPVDGKTIITSDHAIDLRAVPKKLVVIGAGVIGLELGSVWSRLGAEVTVVELLPGLLPNTDKSFGNLLQRSLEGQGFQFLFEHKVLGATASKGGAKVKIAAPDGKESELDADVVLVAVGRRPFIEGIGLDTAGVELTERKRIKTDSHFKTNVPGIYAIGDVIDGPMLAHKAEEEGVALAELIAGQSGHVNYAAVPNVIYTWPEMAWVGKGEEELKAAGIEYKTGKSLFKPNARAKAMNEAEGQVKILADKKTDKVLGAFVFGPRASDMIAELAVAVEFGASAEDIARSFHAHPTLAEVIKEAAMAVDKWAIHA
- a CDS encoding 2-oxoglutarate dehydrogenase E1 component; protein product: MKIEQLMALYGENGALLEELYEKFKKDPNSLDRDWTLFFQEVETNGVYPQNGTNGNGNGKSAVSTSFTDAQAGSIREMGIINLLNAYRRQGHLAAKLDPLGISQPNRKFIDSKLGNLTPTDLDTVVDTQNPSLGRAKLKDVVAWFEKAYCSTVGYEQYYLVNDEEREWLQNQIESAEFHAPLPKSVRLRVFEKLFQADHLETFLAKKYVGKKRFSLEGGESMIPMLDTIVEEAGRFKMDGLVIGMAHRGRLNVLVNVIEKPASLVFAEFEEKSDKGAQNYADVKYHLGYSNSKMTASGKEVKLSLAFNPSHLEAVNPVVTGSVRARQEQYGDQDRSKFMPITIHGDAAFAGQGVVAETINLMNLDGYTTGGTFHIVINNQIGFTTLPNESRSTLYATDLAKGYQIPIVHVNGDDPEAVYRVTKLGMEYRQKFKKDFIIDLICYRRLGHNETDEPAFTQPKMYSIIKSHPTTAQIYERKLIADGDISAEELDFIKNGSAQGLEDSFQRAKEQDIKMKVDTMQGVWAKYSKEPLDSGTATSLLAEQIDRIVKAITTVPAGFTPNAKLVKLLQSRKEMAEGKIPLDYGMAEALSFGSILENGFRVRLSGQDSQRGTFSHRHAVLVDINDGSKYIGLNHISEKQAKAEVVNSSLSEFSVLGFEYGYSLSDPSALVLWEAQFGDFANNTQVIFDQFLSSSEVKWQRMSGLVVLLPHGYEGQGPEHSSGRIERFLQLCADNNMQVANCTNAAQYFHLLRRQILRNFRKPLIIFTPKSLLRFPGALSPIEDLLKGAFREVLPDSGDLKADKVEKVIFSFGKVYYDLLKYRDENKVQNTALIRVEQVYPFPGAAIQEVLKTYKNAKNFVWCQEEPKNQGAWTFVRDRMEEVLPSSSKLKYAGRKESASPAAGHMKVHAQEQEQLVSDAYSA
- a CDS encoding DUF6941 family protein — its product is MSNNVGEPVLLALIFADRVITEDNGKKGILGTFTKFFAQQFPVVFPPWGIYVCVTNLTPGDHEFSLELEHADTGEKVLGVGGNIRVNNGAEPVEITIPIPHAVFPKEGRYILLLKIGSEIVGSRPLWVDKLP